Sequence from the Deinococcus yavapaiensis KR-236 genome:
TCACGCCGCTCGGTCCGTTGTCGAACGGCGGTCTGCTTTGGCTCGTCGAGGGGGACCGCGCGGGTTCCGGCATCGTCGAGGCGACGCGGCTCGACGGTGAGCCCCTCTCGCAAGCCATGATCGATTGGCTTCGGCGCACTTGGACGGACGAGTCGGCGAGCGCTTGACCTCGGCGGTCCTTCGCGCCGTGTGAGCGCACGGCGCCCGACCTTCACGTTGCAGGGTGCGGCTCAGCGGAAAGGCTTGCCGTCGAAGGTGAGGGTTGCGAGAAGTTTCTTGGCGCGGTTCGCGGCGTCCGTCGAAAGCTCGCCGTAGTACAACGAGGCGTTGTACTGCTGGCCGTCGTCGATCATCCACGCGACGAGGTCACGTGTCGCCTTGGCTTGCGCTTCCGTTCGGCCCGCATAGCGTTGCTCGCGGCGCAGCAGGACGTAGATGTAGTTGCTGATCGGGTAGGCGCGCGCGACCTTCGCGTAGGTGATGTTCGCCGTGCCGTCCGCCGTCACTTTCGAGTTCCCTGCCGCTTCGATGCTGCTTTCGGTGGGACGCACGAACGTTCCAGCGGCGTTTTGCACGTTGCCGAACGTGAGGCGATCCTTGAGTGCGCGTGACAAGCCCATATACCCGATCGCGCCGGGAATGGCTTGCACGGCCTTGGCGGACTTGTCTTCGCTGTCCGTGGCGGCGCCAACGGGCCAGTCGACGATGACGCTGTCGTTCACGCGCGCTTCCCACTCTCGCGACACTTTCGTCAGGTAGTTCGTGAAGATGGCGCTGTATCCGGAGGGATCCGAGCGGTAGACGGGGGTCACGAGAAGGTTCGGCAAGGTGACGCCCGGGTTCAGGCGCGCGATGCGCTCGTCGTTCCACGTTTTGATTCGCCCGAAGTAGATGTCGCTCAACACTCGCCCGTTGAAGTTCAAGGGGCGTTCGAGGCCCGGGACGTTGTACGTCATCACGACCGCGCTGAGCGCCACGGGAATGTGAAGGACGTCCTCGGCGTCCCGGACTTCCTCGTTTTCGTCAAGGGGAATGATCGCGGCGGCGAAGTCCACGCTGCGCGCCAAGATCGCTTTCTGCGCGGCGGGCGAGGTGCCGGGTTCGAAGTCGACCGTGGCGTTCGAGCGTTTTTGGTACTCGTTGAACATCTTCGTGAAGAGCGTCGTGGCCGCCGTGGTGGTGCTCGCCTTGATGGTGAGCGCACTGACGCTGGTGGTGGCGAGGGTCAACAGCACGGTGACGGACAGGTACTTCAGCATGAGGATCTCCTTGCGAAAGGGTGGGGGCACGTTGACGCCGATGGTGAAACGGGGGACACCACCCGTCGATCCGACGGGTGAGAGAGGACGTTCTTGCGGGTTGCTCTCGGGGCGTCGTCCGGTATTCGATGAAGCGGTTTGATAAAGGTCGTGAATCAGGTGGTGATGTTATGAATCGCTGCCGTGTCGAGCCTCCCGCTCGGTGATGGCATCGTGGCAGCGATTTTCTTACAAGAATCTCACTTTTGTAGCGTCCACAACGTGATGAAGCGAAATTAAATCGCGTTGGGCTACAAAGGAGACAATTTGTAGGACTTCAAACATCTGAAGAAAGAGCGGTTCGCTAAACTCGTCAATCTTTTTCCTTACGGGATCGATTTATGTGTAGGTCAAGAGGATGCTAGGGAAGCGATCTATTAGTAATAGTTGAACAGTTCTTTTACACATGGCATTTGCCTCGAGAAGACAGTCCAAAAATAGTGAGCGACGCCTTTCATCACAGTGCGCACACTTCTTGCGAGATGGGCACAGCGACCCTTTGCCCAGCGATCCCATGCAAGCGAGCGCTTCGCGACTCCTCGGTCGAGGCCGCACCCGAAAGCGACCGGCCGTCCACGAAGCCCAAGCATGTCGTCGAGCGACTCGAGTCAGACGATTCCGAACTCGGTGTGGTTCCTCGCAATGCGACCCTCGACGGGCAGCGTTCGGTAGGCGAGCGAAAGGCGCTTCAGCGCTTCTCGAAGTTCCGCTTCCGGAAGAGTGAACGGCAAGCGCAACTGTCGTTCGAAGAGTCCGTCCGCGCCGAAACGCGCGCCGGACGTGAGGCGCACGCCGTATCCTTCGGCGCGCGCGCAAAGGGCAGATCCCACGGGCGCGGGCAGCGAAGCCCACACGGACAATCCTCCCCGCGGCAACGAGAACGACCACTCGGGCAGCTGCTCGCGCAGGAACGCCGCGACGACGTCCCGCTGCGTTCGCAGCACCGTCCGCCGGGCCGTCAGGACGTCCTCGGCGTTCTCCAGCAGGATACTGGTCGCGAGTTGCTCCACGAGGGGCACGCCGAGATCGACCGCCGCCCGCGCGGTCATCACGCGGTCGACGACCTCGCGCGACGCCCGAATCCACCCGACGCGCAGCCCGCCCCAAAAGACCTTGCTGGCCGAACCGATCGTGACGACGTTCGCACGGTCGTCGACGGACGCCAGCGGCGGCGGCTTGTCACCGTCCAACGTCAGCTCCACGAGCGTTTCGTCGACGATCAGAGTTGTGCGGGTTCGTGCGGCGGCGAGCGCGACGAGCGCACGCTGCGTGTACGGCATTAAGTGTCCCGTGGGGTTGTGGTAGTCGGGGATGAGGTACGCGAGGCGTGGCGCGATCTGACGCATGGCGAGCGCCACGCCCTCCGCATCCCAACCCTCGTCGGTGAGCGCGACGGGAACGACGCGGCACCCGGCACCACGAAGCGCGTCGAGGGCGTGCGGGTACGTGGGTTGATCCACGAGGACACGATCACCCGGAGCGACGAGCGCGCGTAGCAACAGATGCAGCGCGTGCTGCGCGCCGAATGTCACGACAATCTGCTCCGGCGTCGTCGGCAGACCCCGTGCGGCGAAACGCGCCGCGATACGCGCGCGAAGCTCGGGCAGACCCGTCGGGGCGTAGCCGTGCGACGAGAGGTGCGCGGGCAAGACCTGCAGGGCAACTTCGTAGGCGCCCCGCAGGGCGACGGGCGGCGCGCTCAACGCGGCGTACGCCAAATCGAACATCTCGCCTCCCCGATCGGCCGCAACCAACGGTGTGTTCACGGGCGTCGCGTGCCGTGGCAAGGTGATGGTGCCGCGCGTGCCGTGCCGCGTGACGACGAAGCCCTCGTCACGCAAGGTGGTGTACGCCGCCGTGACGGTGGTGCGGCTCAGACGCAGAGCGGCGGCGAGATCACGCTCGCTCGGCAAGCGCGCGCCGAGCGGCAAACGCCCGTCGAGCACGGCTTGCCGCAAAGCTTGGGCGAGCTTGCGGTGCGTGGCCTCGCGACCGGGCGACAGGACCAAGGCTTCCGCGAGCAACGTCGCATTCAGATGGTGGTCGCGCATCAAGCCACTATCCGCAAAGTGGCCATGGAATACAAGTCCACAAAAGTGGAAGCTGGACGTATGCTCTTTCGCCGCTTGCTGCAACTGTACCTTGGCCTCGCGTTGTACGGAACGTCCATGGCGCTCATGGTTCACGCGAACCTCGGCCTCGACCCTTGGGACGTCTTCCATCAAGGTGTCGCCGCTCAGCTCGGCTGGTCGTTCGGCACGGTCGTCATCGTCACGGGCGCGCTCGTTTTGCTCGCCTGGATTCCGTTCAAGCAACGTCCCGGGCTCGGCACCCTCAGCAACGTCGTGGTGCTGGGCGTCGTCGCGGACGCCATGCTCGCGCTGCTACCGCCCGTTCCTTCGATCTTCGCGCGCGCCCTGCTGTTCACCGCCGGCCTCCTTCTCAACGCCGTCGCGACGGCCGCGTACATCGGCGCGCGCTTCGGCCCCGGCCCACGAGACGGCCTCATGACGGCCCTGGTGAAGCGCACGGGCGGGTCCGTACGATTGGTACGCACCTGCATAGAAGTGAGCGTGCTGCTGCTGGGGTGGGTTCTGGGTGGCGGCGTCGGCGTCGGCACGGTCGCGTACGCCTTATTGATCGGGCCGCTCGTCCAGCCCCTGCTGCCAATCCTGGACGCCACGCGGGCGAGCACGGCGCTTCCCGACGCTCCGGTCGCCACGTCGAGAAGCGCCTGAAGCGCGTCACCGGCATCGCCCTCGTGGCCAGCTCCTTTCGGGAAGCGACGGCCGCCCGTACGAATCACGACGCTCCGTCATCACGGCTGATTCGCTGTCCTCGCCGCTCAGCGTGACTCCACCTTCCCGAAACGTTCGAGACCCGCGAAGTGTTACGGCGAGTGGCGTGCAGTCCAGTTCCGTGCACGCCTTGTTCTCGGCAGATTCTTGGAACGCTGACAGCTCGCCACGTGTGCGGGTCTCTTCCAAAGCTCCCCCTGCTTTCGTGCGCCATGTACCATGCCCCGTGTCCCTCGCCGCACACTCCCAGAGCTTCGGCGAGCAGGTGCGCGGCGCCCTCGCTCGGCTCGACGCGCCGGGCGCCACCGTCACGCTTCTCACCGCCGAGAGTCGAGCGCCTTACGTCAGCGCCGGACGGGCGGACTCACACCGGGCACTGGAGGAGGACGCTCGCTTCCTCATTTACAGCGTCCCGAAAACGCTCATCGCCGCCGACTTGCTCACGTTCGTCGCAGAGGACCGACTTCTGGCCGCAAGTCGCCCGGGTCGTATTTGGCGAAGTCAGCAAGACCCGCAATCTCGACTTCGTAGAAGCCGAGCGCGCCCTCGGCGCAACGCGCGCGATTCACTACTGGGTTTCGCGGGGAGGCATGTACGTCGCGTCGTGCACCCGCTCTTACCATCCCGTGCGCGTTCCGGACAGCCTCCGCGAAACGCATCCGGCCGTGACTCACCTGCACATGGTCGACGCGACTCTCGCGAACAGCGACGATGCGGGCATCGACGGACTCGCGTCGCCCGACGTGGGCGTACTCGAAGCTGAAGTGAGCGTCACTGACCCCTGGTTGACGCGCGGCCTGCCCGACACCTTCGATATCGTTCCCTACAACGGCCCGTGCTTCCTGACCACGCCGACCATCACGAGCCTGCCCCTCGGTGAAGCGACTGGCGTGATTCGCGTGAAGCACCCCCTGGTCTCTTCACAGCGTGGGAAGCCTGCCCGGATCGCACGACACCCCGGGCGTCCAGCAGTACATCGCCCAGGGAGCGTACAACGTCATCACCGCACCGTTCAAAGGAAGGCATGTCAACCTTTTCTATTCGCACCCCGAGTTCGGCTTCGACGTCCTGCAACTCGGGTGGGGCCACAGCGTCCGTCTGCTCGCCAATGCCCTCGCCTTCCAGAGCGCGCGGCGGTCCACCCCGCTTTCTCCAAAGGCGCCGAACCGTACTCTCACGCGCAGTTCGTCGCCGACCTCGAGGGTTTGCGCCAGCAATTGAATCTCGGGAAGATCACCATTCTCGGCGGTTCCTACGGCGGCTTCATCGTCTTGGAGTACGTCCGCACCCACCCCGAGAATCTGCATGCCGTGATCTTGCGGGACACGGCCGCCAGCAACCGCTTCGAGGGCATCGCCAAACAGCGCGCCGCGCTCAAGACAGCGTCCTGCCCATGGATCCGGACAAGCTGCATCGCATCTTCACCGGTGAAGTTTTCAGCAACGACGACTTCCGTGACTGCTTCGAAATGATTCAGCCGCTTTACAACGTCGACTACGACCCCGAGGAAGGCGCGAAGCGGCTTGCGCGCATTCCCTTCCGGTACGAAACGCACAACTGGGCGTTCAGCCGCAACCAACGTCGGTACGATCTCGCCGAACGGCTACATGAAATCCAAGTGCCGATGCTCGTCACGGTGGGCCGTCATGACTGGATCACGCCACTCAAAACGTCCGAGGAAATCGCCGCGAACCTTCCGAACAGCGAACTCGTCATCTTCGAGAACAGTGGGCACTCTCCGCAACTCGAAGAGAAAGAACACTTCCTCGACGTCGTGAGGTCCTTCCTGGCTCGGCACGTTCCCGTGCCCACCCGAGGCTGATGATGCTGAACGGCATTCCTCCTTAGGAAACCGCGGAGCGCGCACGCACGTTCTTCACGCGCGTTCCCACCCTCGACGCCCTCGTGCTGTTCGACGATCAGTACATCCTGTTCTACACGAGCTTCGCGTTCTTTCCGACCGAACGGCCCATCGCCCTGACCGTCACCGTCGACGGGGAACGCGCCCTGTTCGTTCCACGCCTCGAAGGCGATCACGCCCGGCAGGTCAGTCAGGCCGAACACGTCGAGAGTTACCGGGAGTTTCCGGACGAACGACACCCTCTGCTGCAACTCGCGGACGTCCTGACGAACTTGGGATTGCGTTTTGCGCCCATCGGCTTGAACCACGACGTGACCCGCCGGTCATGGGGTACTTGGGACCTCTGCTGTCCGAGGTGTTGCCCGGCGCGCGACGTCACCGTGCGCATCGCGAGGTGAATCGCCAAATGGCCTTGAAAATACCCCTCGACCTCGACTTGATTCGCGAAAGCTGCCGTTCGGGGCACCGAGCGCACGAACTGCTTCAGCAGTACACCCGTCCCGGCTTGACCGAAACGGAAGTGCCGGACCGTGCCACCTCAAAAGCCACGGCGGAAATGACGCGCGCGTGCGCGCCGCACTCCAGCGGCGGAAACAAGTGGATTAGGGGTCCCTGACAATGTACCGCGGCCAGATCGGTCGAAACGGCGCACTGCCGCACGCCATGAACATCAACGCGACCTTTCAACTGGGAGACACCTTGGTGACCGGGGCTGGCGCGGCCGTTTGGGGTTACCTTAGTGAACTCGAACGCACGATGTTCCTAGGCGAACCCGCACCTCAGCCACGTCAATACTTCGATCTGATGGTGGGTGCCCAAGACACCGCGTTCGCACGACTTCATCCCGGTGCCACCCGCACTCAAGTCGACCGCGCCGTGCGTGACTACTTCGATCATCACGGCATTACCAATTTGTGGCGTCACCACACGGGACACGGTCTCGGTCAACGGATTCACGAAAGCCCCTTTCTGGACCTCGGGGACGACACACCTCTCGAGCTGGGTATGGTGCTGAGTGTCCAGCCCGGCTCGTACGACCCCGCGTGGGGCGGCTTCCGACACTCCGACGCGGTGCTCATCACACCCACGGGCATGGAGCTCCTCACCATCTACCCGCGCGATTTGCAGAGCCTCATCCTCGCCTGAGCTTCGCGGCAAGGGTGATGCGAGCCGAGCCTGGGCAACTCGAGAGCCTGCACCTCACGCCCGTACCACCAAATTCGACTCGGCGACACGGACGTGAGGTGTCCGACACGCAGACGATGTTCGATAACGCGCCCTGGGGCTGGAAGTAGGCGGAAAGCTCGACGGGAAGAGCGTGAACCTCGCGCCACTCGAGCTGCATGATATGGTCAAGTTCAACAAGACGCTCTAGGCGGTCAGGCTCTGACCTTGGGCTGCGTTCATTCACCACTGGGATGATCGCAGCCTCACCCTTGAACTCCTTTCGAGGCTTTTATTTCGGCCTTGCGAACCGAACCCCGTGAACGTGTCTAGGATGATTTTGTACGGCGTCAGTGGGACTGGGGCGAGATCGATCGTGGCAATGTGCCGTTCGACGGCTTGTGTGATCTCGCCTCGATAATGCCCATCGGGATCGACGGCTTTTGCCTGAAGTGACGAAAGCCCGCTAGCTGTCGACGAGTAAAGCGTCGAGTTTGGCGAGCAGGGATTCGACGGCTTGACGCTTTTTCGGGGGAAGCGCGGCGACGCGGTCCCATCGCCGCAATGCGCTTTGCACTCGCCGTACCTGCTCGGGCACGTCGCTTGGCGGCGCCTCGCGAGCGGCGGCACGCTTGATGTCTTCGAGGCTGGCGCCGCTCGCGGCGAGGGCGAGCAACTCGGCGCGGCGCGCTTCGTCGGGGGTGGAAGCGATGAGGCGCCCTTTGGTGTAGTCGAGCCCGCCGCGCATCGCAGCCAGGACGTCCTCGGGGAACTTGAGGATGGGAAGGTGGTGCACGAGGTATGTTTGCCAAGTCCCTCCGATGACCTCGAAGAGGCGCTCGAGCGTGGCGAGGTCGCGGGCAGCGTCGTCGGTGGCAGTCTCCCCTTTTCGAAGCGACGCCCGGAGCGCGCTGAGTCGCGCCGGCACTTGTTCGGTTGGCACGTCGAGTCGCGTGGCGATGAGGCGCGCGGTCGCGTCCGTTCGGTCGACCGGATCGAGATCCGCGCGTTGCAAGTTCTCGACGATGGCGACTTCGAGGGCGGCGCGATCGTCGAGTTCACGCACGAGGACCGGGACTTCCGTGAGGCCGGCGCGGCGCGCGGCGCGCCAGCGCCTCTCCCCTGCTACGATCTCGTACCCGCCAGATGTTTTGCGCGCGAGCAGCGGTTGCAGCACGCCACGTGCCTTCAGAGACGCGGCGAGCTCCTCAAGGGCCGCCTCGTCGAAGTGTCTGCGCGGTTGGTTGGGCATCGGCTTGAGGTCGTCGACGAGGACGTTGACGACTTCGGAAGGAGCTTCCCTGCCCACATCGCCGATGATGGAGGCGAAGACACCTTTGCGGTCGAGGGTACGCTTCGATTTAGTGGACACGCGCGCCCTCCACGGCGGTGACGAGTTCTTGGGCGGTGCGGCGAATCTCGTGGTCGGCAGGCGAGTTCGGCGCGAAGAGTCCGACGGGCTCTCCGGCGGCTTGCGCGTCGTTGACCATTGGGCGGTATGACATCGGACTCGCGAGGGGCGTCAGTTGGGCTTGCAGCGCCTCCAGAACGGCGCGGGCATGCTGCGTGCGACTGTCGTAGACCGTCGGGACGTACAGGCCGACGGCGAGCGCAGGGGAGAGCTTGCGGTACTTTTTTGCCATCGCGTCGACGGTGGCGAGACCTTTGATCCCCTTCCAGTTGACGGGAACGGGAACGATCAAGCGGTCGGCGGCGATGCAGGCGAGGGCCGAGAGTTGACCGAGACTCGGGCCCGAGTCGATGAGGACGTAGTCGTACTCGTCGATCGCGTCGAGAGCGAGGCGCAGATTGAGGATGCCCCCCGGATTGCCCGGCAAGATGACTTCGAGTTCCGCGAGCTCGATGCTGGAGGGAATCAAGTGCATGCCGTGCACTTCGATCGGCTCGGGAAGAGGCGCTTCGTGCGCGGCGGCGTGGTAGACCGTGCGGTCCAACGGTGCGTCCATAACTCCGAGCGACTCGCTCAGGGTGCTTTGCGGGTCGGTGTCAATGAGAAGGACGCGCTTGTCGTAGTGGCGGGCGAGGGCGTACCCTACCTCGCGCACGACGTAGCTTTTTCCCGCGCCTCCGACGAAGTTAAATGCCGTCAGACGTTGCATGTTCATCCAGAATACCGAAGTTCGTCGGCTTTGTTACAACGTTGTAACAAGCTCGCGCCGCCCACGGAACGTCGGCTTCGACGAAGCGCGTCCAACTCCGTTTCTCAGGCGAATTCGCTGGGCTCCGGGCACGATTCGTGGTAGGCATGGACTACCAATACTTCCAGGCCATCCGCCTTCGAGGAGACGAATGAAAAAGTTGCTCGCCCTGATCGCCCTCATCGTCACGTGCTTCGCCGCCGCCCAATCCTCACAAGCGACCAACATTGTCGGTAGGCCACTCTGCCTTCTCGATCAAGGCAACGTCGACATCCAGATCAACGACAAGGCGTTCCTCTTCGCCGACGCCGCCAAACAGCTCGACGAGCTCCTCCGCGCCCATCTCGCCGCGCGGCACGTTCCCCTGACGGACGCCAACTGCAGCCAAGGCAATCACGTCACCGCCACGATCCTCGTCACCGACGCCCTCGAAGGCTACCGAGCGTACAGCGTGCAACTCTACGTCGAGAACATCGCTATGAGCTCCCTGAGGGCTCCACGAATCTGGAACAAGAGCACCCTTCTTCTCGCCAAGCACACCCCGAACGACGCCCTCACCATGCTTCGCGACGCCTTGACCGCGATGATCGATACGCTGGCGGCCGACTACGCCAGCACGACCAAGTAATCCCGGCCGTCCAGAGACGACGAGAAAGAGCGGCAGGAGGGAAGCTTGCCATGAACCAACCGAACGCCTTCGTACTCGGGCAACCGTCCATTCCACGCCTCACCGACGCGACCGAATCCAGGAGGCCACCCCGGTAGCGTTCTTGTCCTCAGCCCGAGACACGTTCTATTTGAAGCGGACGCCAGCGACGAAGAGCTTCTGCAACGACACGGCACTAACGACGAAGCGCGAGAAGCGACCTTCACGGCAACTTCAAGTTGTGAACTCAGGAATCGTCTCGGCGTAGCGAACGAGGCGGTAATGTACGAAGAAAGGCCCCCGATTCGACACCTTACAGGAGATCGGCATGACGAAACACAGCACGACAAAGCCCGCCCCTCGTCTCACCGTCGTCATCACCTACACCGACACTCCCCCCAGGTTCGACATTCGTATCGAACTCGTGACCCCCGGCGAATCCTGAAGAGGCAAGAAATCAAGGACGAAGCTCTCTGCTCGAACGGTGCTGCAGGAGAGAACTCTCCATTGCTTTCCAGCGCTTCTCAGAACGGCTCGGCTGAGCGTGGCCGTCGCGCCAGCACCGCGAAGCGAAGGGCGAGAAGCAACAGCACGCCCACGTACCCCGCCACCGCCGACCACCCTCCGGCCGACCAGAACAACCCTCCGGACAGCCCGACGATACTGGACCCCAGGTAATACGCCAGCAAGTACAGCGCCGATGCGTGGCCACGATGCGAAGGCGCGACGAGGCCAACCCAGCCGCTCACCACGGCGTGCGTGACGAAGAAGCCGCAAGTCATCAGAATGACGCCCAGCACGACGGCTGTCAGCGGAGCGGCCAGCGTCATGAGCAAGCCGAGCAGCGACGTCAACACCCCGAAGATCACCACCTTTGCGCGCCCGAATCGGTCCGCCACTGCGCCGCTCAGGGGTGACGCGACCACGCCGAACAGGTACGCCGCGAACAGCAAGCTCATTTGCGCGTGGCTGAGGTGGTAGGGCGTGACGGTCAAGCGAAATCCCAGATAATTGAAGACGGCGACGAAGACTCCGAGGTTCAGGAATCCCAGCACGAACAACGGTTGAAGGAGTTCGAAGGACAGGTGTTGCCACCAGATGCGGACGTGATCGCCGAGACGTGTTTCCGTGCGACGGTCGGCGCGTGGCGTGGCGGGCAGCAACCATCGAAACCCCACGGCGGCGAGGAGGCACGTACCCGCCAGAACCGCGAGCGCCACGCGCCACGAAGTCACTTCCATCATCGCGCCCACGCCGACGCGGCCGATCATCCCGCCGAAGGCCGTGCCGCCCACGTAGACGCCCATGGCGCGTCCCAAGGCGCGTGAGTCGATCACTTCTGCCAAAGCGGCCATCGCGACGGCCGGGACACCGCCCAGCACCAGTCCGACGGCGGCGCGCGCGAGCAGCACGAGCGGCCAGGTGGGCGCGAGGCTGACGGCCACGGTAAGCAGGGCGGCGCCGACCATCGACGTGAACAGAACGGAGCGACGAGTGAAGCGGTCCGCGACGGCGCTCATGAGGAGGATCGCGAAGGCGAGCAGACCAGTCGTGACGGAAAGCGCCAAGGCGCTCTGCGTGGGACTGACGTGGTAGGCGACGGTGAATTGAGTGAGCAGAGGTTGCGCACAATAGATCAGCGAGAACGACGCGAATCCGACGAGAAAGAATGCCACGCTCACCCGCTGGTAAGCTCGGGTTCCCGGAAGGGCGAGAGGAGCGATACTGCTCGGCGCGCTCGGACGACGTGCGCTTGTCGTGGAGGTGGGCGTCCTCGGCAGCATGCGGTCAATCTAGCCCCACGTCCACGCGGCGTCCAATCGACGGATGCTCAAAGGCGTGTGGTTCTCGCCTGACCAACTTGCGCTTCCACATGACGAGGGGAGCGAATCTGCAAATTATCGGCGGCACGGGAAGCGGGAGCAACACCGGTGCGACTTGCTGCGGAGATGCCGGCGGGCCGATCTCGAACGACAACAAGGTCGTGTCCGTCAACTCCTTCGTCGTCAACCATTATGGCGCGGGCGCCGGGTTCAGCTTTCGAACGGATACGCAAGTTGCTCGGGATTTCCTGCGGCAGTACGTTGACCTCGACGCCGTCACCGCCCCGTGATCTCCTTCGCCGTATTTCAGCAACCCGATCTCCAACAGTCGAGGCCGGTGGAAAGGTACACGCGGCTTTCCACCGGCCTTCCTACGGGCTACCGGCGAGGTCCAGCAGGACGTGTCTCGAAATGCCTCCACCGCCTCGCCGACCTCGTCGGCGGCCCAACGAAGGTAGCGACCTCGTCCGACGGTGGAGAGGGACCGGGCAGAGGAGGGGAGAGCGAGCGCGGCTTTCGAAAGCTCGGCCTTCCGCCTTCGCGATCGAGCGGAGACGGAAGTTCAAGCAGCCGGGACGCTTCTCCATTCAATGCAAGGTGCTTGCGCATACACGAATTGCGCGGTATACTTTTAAGCATCAAGGTCGGCCGAGAGGCCGACCTTTTCATTGGCGCCGAGCAGCCCGAGCACGCGTGGCCCCTCCGCCTCGTCGCCGTCCTCGAGGTAGACGACTCCGACCTCGGGGGCGACCCTTGGAAACATCGACGCGTCGAGCGTCTGGGGTGCCAGAGAAAGGAGGCCCAGGCGTCTCCTTTCGACCTCGGCTCCTTCGCCTCACGACCAGGACCGTACCGAGAAGTTCGGGCTCGACGACGACGAACGACAACATGCACTCCCGGCCGATCGCCGCACGTCCGCGACTGCCTTGACTCGACTTCTCGGGAGCCGAGCACGGGCGACGTTCAGGCACCTGTGACCGGCTCACGGGAAGTCAAGCCTTCTCCCATTCGGAAGAGCGGCGTCATGGCGTCGGTTCGACGAGAGTCGTGCGCCGAGCGCAGCCAGTCGAGCGACAGTCGGCCGCTGAACGGGGCGAGTCCGAACAGCACGTCGGCGACGCCTTGTCCTTCGGTACCGGGAAGCCAAGCGGCGACGAGCGCGTCCCACGCCTGCAACTGCTCGGTGATGACCAGTGGCCGTCCGGACAGCAGCACGACCACCAGCCGTTCGCAGCGAGCTCGCACCCGCTCGATCACGTCGAGATGCTCGGGGCGAAGGCCGAGGTCGGCGCGGTCGCCCATGCCTTCGGCGTAGGGCTCTTCCGCCACGACGACCACGCCGACGCGGTAGTCACGCGTGACGTCGCCGTTGGCGCTGTAGAACACACGGTCGTGGCCGGCCGTGGCGCGAATCGCTTCCAAGAGAGTCGTTCCCGAGGTGGTGGCACCGCGTCCGCCCATCCAGCTGATCGTCCACCCGCCGCATTGCGCGCCGAGGTCGTCGGCGTCCGCGCCCGCCACGAGGATGTCCTCACCCGCCGGGTCGAGCGGCAAGACGTCACCTTCGTTCTTGAGCAGTACGAGCGACTTTCGGACCGCTTCGCGCGCGAGCTCGCGGTGGGCGGCGCAACCCACGACGTTCAGTAGGCCTTCGTCGGTGTGAGGTCGTTCGAACAAGCCGAGCGCGACCTTCGCTGTTAGAATGCGCCGCACCGCGTCGTCGACGCGAGCCTCCTCGACTTGACCCGCCTGCACGGCCCGCTTGAGGCTGGTGATGAAGCGCTCGTAATCGAACGGCACCATCACCATGTCGACGCCCGCGTTGATGGATTGCGCCACGCAGGCGTCGTAGTCGGCTGACAGCTGATCGATGCCCGCCCAGTCGCTCACCACGAATCCCTGGAAGTTCAGCTCG
This genomic interval carries:
- the pstS gene encoding phosphate ABC transporter substrate-binding protein PstS; its protein translation is MLKYLSVTVLLTLATTSVSALTIKASTTTAATTLFTKMFNEYQKRSNATVDFEPGTSPAAQKAILARSVDFAAAIIPLDENEEVRDAEDVLHIPVALSAVVMTYNVPGLERPLNFNGRVLSDIYFGRIKTWNDERIARLNPGVTLPNLLVTPVYRSDPSGYSAIFTNYLTKVSREWEARVNDSVIVDWPVGAATDSEDKSAKAVQAIPGAIGYMGLSRALKDRLTFGNVQNAAGTFVRPTESSIEAAGNSKVTADGTANITYAKVARAYPISNYIYVLLRREQRYAGRTEAQAKATRDLVAWMIDDGQQYNASLYYGELSTDAANRAKKLLATLTFDGKPFR
- a CDS encoding PLP-dependent aminotransferase family protein, with product MRDHHLNATLLAEALVLSPGREATHRKLAQALRQAVLDGRLPLGARLPSERDLAAALRLSRTTVTAAYTTLRDEGFVVTRHGTRGTITLPRHATPVNTPLVAADRGGEMFDLAYAALSAPPVALRGAYEVALQVLPAHLSSHGYAPTGLPELRARIAARFAARGLPTTPEQIVVTFGAQHALHLLLRALVAPGDRVLVDQPTYPHALDALRGAGCRVVPVALTDEGWDAEGVALAMRQIAPRLAYLIPDYHNPTGHLMPYTQRALVALAAARTRTTLIVDETLVELTLDGDKPPPLASVDDRANVVTIGSASKVFWGGLRVGWIRASREVVDRVMTARAAVDLGVPLVEQLATSILLENAEDVLTARRTVLRTQRDVVAAFLREQLPEWSFSLPRGGLSVWASLPAPVGSALCARAEGYGVRLTSGARFGADGLFERQLRLPFTLPEAELREALKRLSLAYRTLPVEGRIARNHTEFGIV
- a CDS encoding YczE/YyaS/YitT family protein, which translates into the protein MLFRRLLQLYLGLALYGTSMALMVHANLGLDPWDVFHQGVAAQLGWSFGTVVIVTGALVLLAWIPFKQRPGLGTLSNVVVLGVVADAMLALLPPVPSIFARALLFTAGLLLNAVATAAYIGARFGPGPRDGLMTALVKRTGGSVRLVRTCIEVSVLLLGWVLGGGVGVGTVAYALLIGPLVQPLLPILDATRASTALPDAPVATSRSA
- a CDS encoding alpha/beta fold hydrolase produces the protein MYVASCTRSYHPVRVPDSLRETHPAVTHLHMVDATLANSDDAGIDGLASPDVGVLEAEVSVTDPWLTRGLPDTFDIVPYNGPCFLTTPTITSLPLGEATGVIRVKHPLVSSQRGKPARIARHPGRPAVHRPGSVQRHHRTVQRKACQPFLFAPRVRLRRPATRVGPQRPSARQCPRLPERAAVHPAFSKGAEPYSHAQFVADLEGLRQQLNLGKITILGGSYGGFIVLEYVRTHPENLHAVILRDTAASNRFEGIAKQRAALKTASCPWIRTSCIASSPVKFSATTTSVTASK
- a CDS encoding alpha/beta fold hydrolase yields the protein MIQPLYNVDYDPEEGAKRLARIPFRYETHNWAFSRNQRRYDLAERLHEIQVPMLVTVGRHDWITPLKTSEEIAANLPNSELVIFENSGHSPQLEEKEHFLDVVRSFLARHVPVPTRG
- a CDS encoding aminopeptidase P family N-terminal domain-containing protein, which codes for MLFDDQYILFYTSFAFFPTERPIALTVTVDGERALFVPRLEGDHARQVSQAEHVESYREFPDERHPLLQLADVLTNLGLRFAPIGLNHDVTRRSWGTWDLCCPRCCPARDVTVRIAR
- a CDS encoding M24 family metallopeptidase; translation: MNINATFQLGDTLVTGAGAAVWGYLSELERTMFLGEPAPQPRQYFDLMVGAQDTAFARLHPGATRTQVDRAVRDYFDHHGITNLWRHHTGHGLGQRIHESPFLDLGDDTPLELGMVLSVQPGSYDPAWGGFRHSDAVLITPTGMELLTIYPRDLQSLILA